The Streptomyces tubercidicus DNA segment GATGAACAAGTCCGCTGTATGGCTCCACAGCTCGCCGATCTCCGGCACGGTCAACGACAGGTCGATCGCCGTGCGCATGACCAGGCCGTGCTCGTTCCACAGTTCTACCGTGCGCTGCATGGCTTCTGCGATGGCCTGGCGGGGCTCGTCGGTCTGCGCGGTGGTCCGGGACCGCTCCCACAGATGCTCGACGGTACGCGCCACGAGTGCCACCACTACTTCTTGCTTGGAGCCGAAGTAGAAGTACAGGGCGCCGCGTGTGATGCCGGCGCCCTGGGCGATGTCGCCGACGGTCATGGCGTTGTAGCCCTTGTGCGCGAGCAGGGCTTCGCAGGTGTCCAGGATGGCCCGCTCCCGCAGATCGCCCTTGCGTTCGGTGCTGCGTCGGCTCCGCGCGGGCTGGTGGCTGGGCATCAGAGCTGAGCACCTTCGTCGAAGTCGGTCGTGCGGGAGAGCGTCTCCCATGCGCGGATGTCCTCGTCCACGGAAGTGCGTGCAGTGGTGACCAGCCGCAGCGCGTCCGAGCCCAGGACGAGGTGGGCCGGCGGCTGGTCGACCGAGGCGATGCGCACGACGGCTTCTCCGGCCTTGGCCGGGTTGCCGAGCTGGTTCCCGCTTGCCTTCTGCCGCGCTTCACGGATGGGATCGAACAGCTCGTCGTAGTCGTCGATGGTCCGCGCGGCGCGTGTCATGGACCGTCCGGCCCAGTCGGTGCGGAAGGAGCCGGGCTCGATCGCCGTCACGTGGATCCCGAACTGTGCGACCTCCTTGCCCAGTGCTTCGAGGATGCCTTCCAGGGCGAACTTGCTGCCGCAGTAGGCGGACATGCCGGGCACGGCCATGAGCCCGCCCATGGAGGTGACGGCCATCAGGTGTCCGCGGCGGCGTCGGCGCATGTGGGGCAGTGCTGCCTGCAGGGTGGCCACTGCCCCGAATACGTTGATCTCGAATTGCCGCCGGACCTCGGCCAGCGGGGTTTCCTCGAAGGTGCCCTCCAGGCCGTAGCCGGCGTTGGCGATGACGACATCCAAGGGGCCGACGCCTCGCTCCACCTCCGTGATCACATCCGAGACGGCGTGGTCGTCCGTCACGTCCAGGATGCGGCCGCGAGCGTAACCGGGCTCAAGCCCCTCGAAGGCTTGCAGGTCCTCCTCGGAGCGGACCGTGCCGACAACGGTGTGACCGGCAGTCAGGGCGGCCTGGGCGAAGGCACGTCCCAGGCCCGTGCTGACGCCGGTGATGAGCCAGTTCTGCCTCTGCATTGCTCCTCCAGGAAGGTCTCGCGGGGAGCAGGACTGCTCCCCGCCCAGAAAGTCTACACGGTGTATATTTTTATCTTCGCCGCGTTGGTTCTGGGTTACTCAACGGCATCACGCCTGGCCGGGGGAGATCCGGCCGTACCGAGACCGGGGCCCGCTGGCGCAGGCCGCTGTGCGCACTGGCTGGTGAGCTGCGGTGCCGGCACAACCTCACGCCGGCTGGAGAGGAGGAGCCGCGCTGGCCACCATCACACCGGAGGTCATTACGGGACAGCCCTTAGGGAGCCCCCGCCGCGGCCGGGCGGAAAAAGGGTTTCCGCTTTCGTGGACCGTGCCCTAAAGTGCCGACCGCGCCGAACCCTTGAGAGCGTGGTGGCTCCGTGGGTTCCCACGGGGCACCCGCTGTTCCCACGGGACACCCACCACCCGATGGGCCGCCGGATTCCGCCCGGCAGGCGCTGCGGAGAAAGGAAGGAGTGGTCGCCGTGACATTCCGAACCTAGCCGCCCGCCCGGAAAGTCCGGGACCCCGGGCGGCGGTTCCGGAAGGAACGCGATGTCCCGTACGGACAAGACGAAACCGCTGTGGGTGCGCCACGCGGAGCACAACCCCCGACCGCTTCACGATCACCGCTACGGCGCCTGTGACCTGCCGCCGCATCCGACGCAGGAGGACACGGACACCCGCTGCCGCTGGGAAAGCCCCCACACGCTGCTGTTCGGCCACACCTGCTGTGCGGGGTGCAATGTGCGCGCCTGCAACAAGGAACGGCAGCAGATGGTGAAGGCCGACAACCGCAAGGAGCGCTACGCGGGCCGGCGCGAGGCACGCCGTTTCGCCAACGGAGCGGACAGCGACTGATCCCACCCCTCCCTTCGCCCAGAACTGGATGACGCTGAGGTGCACGGGACCTTCGGACCTTCCTGCGACCGTGCACCGAAGCGGACTCACCGACTGCGGCGGCCTGGGCCCGCTGCGCGATAGTCGGCGGCCGTGACCAACTTCCCGTATCCGCAGTGCAGTTCATGCCGTGCATGAGCGGAGAGCGGTCGCACTGTTCGAGCAGCGTCGCAACCGCGTAGGGTCTCAACTATGAAAGCTGGCTTTCCTATCAAGGTTGATGATCTGGACCCCAGCGCGGTGGGTTCGGCGCTGCAGGCGAGCCTCGGGCTGTTCGTGCGGCGGCTTCGTCAGCCGGTCCAGGGCGAGCTCACCCTGCCCGAGGTCTCGGTCCTGTCGCGCCTGGAACGGGCCGAGTTGGCCACGACGAGCGAGCTGGCCAGGGCCGAGCAGATCACCCCGCAGGCGATGGGGATGACGCTCGCCGGGCTCGTACGGCGCGACCTGGTGGAGCGCCGCCCCGATCCCGCTGACCGTCGGCGGGTGGTCCTGTCGGTGACCGAGGCCGGGCAGAGGGCGCTGCGGAAGAGGCGCGGCGACCGGGCCGAGCAGCTGGCGGAGGCACTCGCCGCCGGCGGGTTCACCCGCGCCGAGCTGGAGACCCTGATGGCCGCAGCGCCGCTGATCGAGCGGCTGGGCGAGAACCTGTGACGCGGGAGCAGGTGGCACCCGACGTCTCCCATTCCGCCAACGCGTTCTCGTGGCGGTTCGTGACGCCGCTGTTCACGGGGGCGGCGATCAACGCGATCAATACCTCGCTCATCGCGACCGCCCTGGTGCCGATCGCGGCCGCCGTCCACGTCCCGGTGGGGCGGACCGCGGTGCTGGTATCGGCGCTGTACCTGGCCTGCGCCATCGCCCAGCCGGTGGGCGGGAAGCTGGCGGAGGAGTTCGGGCCGCGCCGGGTGTTCCTGGCCGGCACCCTGGTCGTCCTGGCGGGCGGCCTCGTGGGCGGGGCGGGGCAGAATCTGACCACCTTGGTCGTGGCCCGGGTGCTCATCGGGGTGGGCAGCTCCGCCGTCTATCCCTCCGCGATGCTGCTCATCCGCCGCCGGGCCGAGACCGCCGGGCTGGACGCGCCGCCCGGCGGCGTCCTCGGGGGCCTGATGATCGCCGGTGCGGCTACCTCTGCCCTTGGCCTCCCGATCGGCGGCGTACTGGTCGACGCCTGGGGGTGGCGGACCACCTTCTTCATCAACCTCCCCTTCGCGCTCCTGGCCCTCGCCATGGCCTTCGTCTGGATCCCTGCCGACACGCGGGTCCGGCGAGCGAGAACACTTCGCGAGCTCGCGGCGCGCCTCGACGTGGTGGGCATCGCGGGCTTCGGCGGGGCCATCGCCGCACTGTTGGTGTACTTGACGGGACTTCCGCACGCCAACTGGTCCGTACTCGCCCTGGCTGTCGTCCTCGGCGCGGGGCTCGTGTGGTGGGAGCTACGGGCGCGCAGTCCGTTCTTCGACGTCCGCCTGCTGGCCACGAATACGGCGCTCACCCGCACCTACCTGCGCTTCGCCGTGGCGGGGCTGTGCGTCTACACCGTCCTGTACGGCCTCACCCAGTGGCTTCAGGCCGGTCGGAGCATGTCCTCCGAGCAGGCCGGCCTGCTCCTGCTCCCCATGAGCGCGCTCTCCGCCCTGCTCGCCCGTCCGATCTCGCAACGGAACCTGGTCCGGATGCCGCTCATCGTTGCGGCGGTGTCCTGTCTGGCCGCTTCGACCGGGGTGCTCGCACTGACCGAGCGCACCCCGATCGTCTGGATCGTGGCCATCACCCTGCTCTTCGGAATCACCCTGGGCACCACCATCAGCGCCAATCAGACGACCCTGTACACCCAGGTCGGAGCCGGTGAGATCGGCACCGCTGCGGGGCTCTTCCGGACGTTCGGCTTCCTCGGCTCCATCGCCTCTTCCGCGCTGATTTCCGTCGTGTTCCACACTCAGGTCAACGACCACCGCCTCCACATGATCGCCCTGATCATGGTCACCGTCAGCATCCTGGGGCTGATCATCGTGCTCACCGACCGCACGCTCATGGCACGCGCCCGCGCGTGACGCATCGCCCCACCGGCCAGGCGCAGTTGCCGGACGACTCGCGGATTCGGGCTTACGGCCGCGTTCGTCAGGCGACGGGGTACCGGTGGACGGGCGGCAGGCCGGGCAGGAGGCCGGGCCAGACGGCATCCAGGACATGGGCGCTGGGCGTGAACAGCTCGGCGGCAAGAGTCGGGAGGTCGGCGACATCGTGCCACTCCCAGCGGCGGATGAGGTCCGGCTCCCGCACGGCCGGTGTGCCGCAGAAGCCGACGACGCGCACGGCGGCGGTCACGCGCGGCATGCCGTGTACGGCGTCCATCAGAATCGCCAACAGCCGCGCCTCGGCCGCCTCGGCCCTCAGCCCGGTCTCCTCGTCCAACTCGCGCACGGCGGCCTCGACAAACGACTCTCCGCCGTCGTTCTTGCCGCCGGGCAGCTCCCACGTCCCGCGCAGTGACCTGCCCAGCAGCACATGACCCGCTTCATTCGTCACCACGACGCCCGCACCGGTCAACGCATGCGGGGACGGACGCCCCTTGCCTTTGTACGCCACGGGCTCCGATACGGGGTCCCGCAGCATGAGGAACGCCAGCCCTCCGGCGTCACGTCGTTCGACCGTCTGCCATCCGGCGGACAGCAGGGTGATCTCCTCCTCGTCGAGCGCGATACCCCGGCGGTCGTCAGGCACTGCCGCCGCGACCGGGGTGATGACCACGACCGCGCCACCGGGGCTCAGCCGTTCGAGGAGTCGGCGGAGGACACGGGTACGGTCGCCGATGAAGGCGTAGCTCAGGCGGAGTGTGATGAGGTCGTACGAGGAGTTCAGGCCGTCAAGCGAATCGCGCTCGATATCGCACTGCACGTACCGCACTGTGCCCGATGTCGGTGGTGTCTGCGCGGCGGTGCTCAGGGCCGAGGCGGCGTAGTCGACGGCATCCACGGTGTAGCCGGTGGCCGCGAGGTGGCGGGCGAGTCCGCCCAGGCCGCAGCCCACGTCCAGGGCATGGCCGCCGCCGGGCGGGGCGGGAACCATTTCACGAAGCAGGGCGTGTTCGGTGTCGTCGAGCGGCCGGAACGAACGGCCTTCTCCGTAATGGGCGTCCCATGAGTCCTGCGTGGCGTATTCCATCGCGCAACTGCCTTCCAGGTATTGGTATTGGGTGAGTTGCTGAACCGGTCGGCGGGTCTCGGTGTGCCGCGAAGCGCCAGTGAATCCTGCCCCCTTGTGGCCCCAGAGCGAACGTCGCGTCCGCTGTCAGTGCCCGCCCCTACAGTGTCCGCATGATTGCCGAGACGCAGCCGGAGAATTCCCCGCCGCATCTGCTGGAGAAGTGGATCGACGAGCTGCCGTATCAGCTGCTGCTCCTGGAGAGGGTGCACCTTCCCGAGGAATTTCCGTTCGACTACGGCCCCGGGTCGCTCGAAGCGCTGGAGGCTCGACTCCTGGAGGGCGACGATTACGTCCAGGGGAGCGCGAAGCAGGCGGAGTTGGTGGAGAGTGCGACGGCCTACCTCGGTGAAGTCCTGCTAGGTGTCGCGGGTGGCGAGTGGGGCTGGCACGCTCGCCCGGTCAACGGCCTTCCGGGGCAGCCCGTTGTCTGTCCGGACCCTGAGCTGGAACTCTCGCCCGTGGCACCGATGTTGCTGATCTCGTACGCCCGTCGGGTCCGCACGGGGACGGCGTTCGCCGAGGAGCTGGTGAGGTTGCGAACGGCCGTGGCGGTCCGGCAGGAGGAGATACCGGGGTGGCAGCCGGTCAAGGACCACCGGCCGCATGTGGACCCCAGGGCGGTGCAGCCGGAGGAGCCGGTGCTGTCGGCGTGGCTGGCCGAGCGGAGGGAGGCGCACCCGGCCTGGGCCCAGGACGCCTTCGACGGAGCGTGGCGGTGGAATTTCCACCCCGGCACCCTGGACTGGCTGGAAGCCGTCGTGAAGCGGCGGTTCGCGACGGTGGAGGAATTCGACGCCGCGCGCGACGAGTCGTTCGTGCAGGGGGCCTGCTGGTATCTGGGCGAGGTCATCCGGCGTAACAAGGGGGCGGTGTGGCAGTACATCCCGTACGCCCCTGCCGCCGAACCCGGAGCCCCGGGGTCGCGGGAGCACCCGTGGACCGAGGTGCCGTTCGTGGATCAGCCGGACAAGCGGGTCGGGGGCGCGGCGATTCTGGTGGAGTGCCTGCGTGCGCTGCTCCTCGAAGAGGAGGCGGCGGGCGGGGAGCGGAATGCGGGACAACTCAGGCTGCAGGACGAGCTGTTCTGGTTCCGGGCATCCTCGTATGCGCACGTGGGGGCGCTGCTGACGCGAATGGGCATGGTGTCCCGGGAGAAGGTCGACACCGTCCTCACGGGGTACGCATTCGCGCACGCCGAGTTGTCACCACACGAAGTGCCCGGTGCACTCGAATCGTTCGGCGTGGCGATCTCGGCTCACGCGGACGATGTCGACGATCTGGAGGAGAGCTATACGGGACTGTTGGAGGAGGCCGCGGCACTCACCGAGGGGGTGGTGACCATCACCGATGTCCGGTTGTACGGCGGCGAGTTCGGCGAAACCCTGGAATTCACCCGCAACGGCGTTCTGATCACCCACGAGACCGAGCACTATTCGAGTGATTACCTCGACCAGCTCGCGATCATGGAGTTCATCGGCCACGTCGACCCCGACCCCGGCGACGATGCACGCCGGTTCCACCTGGTCGATTTCGTACACCTCAGGGACGGCGGTTACGACAACTACTACGTCTTCGCCACACCGGAACAGGCCACCGTGCTGGAGAAGGAACTCGGCCTGGAACTGCGCTGACGGCCTGGAACTGCGCTGACGGCCTGGAGCTGCGCTGACGGCCTGGAACTGCGCTGAGCGAACCGAGAACAGACCGCTGAACCGGCCCCGGCGCGGGCTGGGGCCGATCGGTCCCGACCGGTCAGGACAGGACCGGTCCCAATCCGTCGCGAACCCACAGCTGAAGCTGGCACCATCAACGCCCATGGATGATCCAGCAGCCCCGACAGCCCAAGCTCTGAGCCTGATTACCAGCCACTACCCGCACGCCCTGGGCGCGATCCTGGGCGGTTCAGCCGCTCAAGGACGCGCAACTCCGACCAGCGATCTGGACGTGGCGATCCTGCTTCCGGACTCGGACACCAGCCGTCGGGAGGTGATCCGCCACGACGGCCGCCTGGCCGAACTGTTCCTGCACACCCTTGCGGACCTGCCGGGGTTCTTCGCATGGGACAGGGCCCGCCGCCGGGGCACCGTTCTCTTCATCTATGACCAGGGTCTGCCCCTGATGGATCCGCACGGCCATGTGTCCCGTGCACGCACACAGGC contains these protein-coding regions:
- a CDS encoding oxidoreductase translates to MQRQNWLITGVSTGLGRAFAQAALTAGHTVVGTVRSEEDLQAFEGLEPGYARGRILDVTDDHAVSDVITEVERGVGPLDVVIANAGYGLEGTFEETPLAEVRRQFEINVFGAVATLQAALPHMRRRRRGHLMAVTSMGGLMAVPGMSAYCGSKFALEGILEALGKEVAQFGIHVTAIEPGSFRTDWAGRSMTRAARTIDDYDELFDPIREARQKASGNQLGNPAKAGEAVVRIASVDQPPAHLVLGSDALRLVTTARTSVDEDIRAWETLSRTTDFDEGAQL
- a CDS encoding bifunctional class I SAM-dependent methyltransferase/NUDIX hydrolase translates to MEYATQDSWDAHYGEGRSFRPLDDTEHALLREMVPAPPGGGHALDVGCGLGGLARHLAATGYTVDAVDYAASALSTAAQTPPTSGTVRYVQCDIERDSLDGLNSSYDLITLRLSYAFIGDRTRVLRRLLERLSPGGAVVVITPVAAAVPDDRRGIALDEEEITLLSAGWQTVERRDAGGLAFLMLRDPVSEPVAYKGKGRPSPHALTGAGVVVTNEAGHVLLGRSLRGTWELPGGKNDGGESFVEAAVRELDEETGLRAEAAEARLLAILMDAVHGMPRVTAAVRVVGFCGTPAVREPDLIRRWEWHDVADLPTLAAELFTPSAHVLDAVWPGLLPGLPPVHRYPVA
- a CDS encoding MarR family winged helix-turn-helix transcriptional regulator, with the translated sequence MKAGFPIKVDDLDPSAVGSALQASLGLFVRRLRQPVQGELTLPEVSVLSRLERAELATTSELARAEQITPQAMGMTLAGLVRRDLVERRPDPADRRRVVLSVTEAGQRALRKRRGDRAEQLAEALAAGGFTRAELETLMAAAPLIERLGENL
- a CDS encoding TetR/AcrR family transcriptional regulator, which codes for MPSHQPARSRRSTERKGDLRERAILDTCEALLAHKGYNAMTVGDIAQGAGITRGALYFYFGSKQEVVVALVARTVEHLWERSRTTAQTDEPRQAIAEAMQRTVELWNEHGLVMRTAIDLSLTVPEIGELWSHTADLFITAIAAVLERAGIQAGTEPEQASAMARALCWMIERTFYHASQESRETLQGASATCEHIWLTSAGLTT
- a CDS encoding MFS transporter; its protein translation is MAPDVSHSANAFSWRFVTPLFTGAAINAINTSLIATALVPIAAAVHVPVGRTAVLVSALYLACAIAQPVGGKLAEEFGPRRVFLAGTLVVLAGGLVGGAGQNLTTLVVARVLIGVGSSAVYPSAMLLIRRRAETAGLDAPPGGVLGGLMIAGAATSALGLPIGGVLVDAWGWRTTFFINLPFALLALAMAFVWIPADTRVRRARTLRELAARLDVVGIAGFGGAIAALLVYLTGLPHANWSVLALAVVLGAGLVWWELRARSPFFDVRLLATNTALTRTYLRFAVAGLCVYTVLYGLTQWLQAGRSMSSEQAGLLLLPMSALSALLARPISQRNLVRMPLIVAAVSCLAASTGVLALTERTPIVWIVAITLLFGITLGTTISANQTTLYTQVGAGEIGTAAGLFRTFGFLGSIASSALISVVFHTQVNDHRLHMIALIMVTVSILGLIIVLTDRTLMARARA